The following proteins are encoded in a genomic region of Hydra vulgaris chromosome 05, alternate assembly HydraT2T_AEP:
- the LOC136079928 gene encoding major centromere autoantigen B-like, with protein sequence MASKRLHKENNSNLESEKGKTNKGVLIIFDIPPNTLSTWRKNKDKIFNAIRLRNLAKRVKVDTCYQVNKAVLKWFKQMRANNVPISGLLVKEKPLYFAKKLSFENFQASNGWPDKFRKK encoded by the coding sequence atgGCATCAAAAAGACTgcataaagaaaacaattcgaATTTGGAATCGGAGaaaggaaaaacaaataaaggGGTTTTGATAATCTTTGATATCCCACCAAACACGCTTTCAACCTGGAGaaagaataaagataaaatcTTTAACGCTATTCGTTTAAGAAATTTGGCTAAACGGGTGAAAGTCGATACGTGTTATCAAGTCAACAAAGCTGTACTTAAATGGTTCAAACAAATGAGAGCTAATAATGTCCCAATCAGTGGTTTGCTGGTAAAAGAAAAACctttatattttgcaaaaaagttaaGCTTCGAAAATTTTCAAGCTTCGAATGGATGGCCAGACAAATTTAggaaaaagtaa